DNA sequence from the Streptomyces sp. MST-110588 genome:
GACGGAAGCCATGACGCCGGACGCGGCGAGCGTGGCTATGCCGGCGATGTTGCGGGTCGTACGGGCGCTGCGGCTCGGACGACGGTGCTTCCCGGTGGCACGGGTGAACGCCATGGGGCGGCTGTGTCCTTTCCTTCCCTCTCGCCTACCGGGTTAGCTGACGGGTTCGGAGCAGGAAGGTCTCCTACGGGCTCCTCCGGAGAGGAGACCGATTCACCCCATGGGGACGTTGGGTCCCCGGCTCCCCTGGCTCGCGCCGTACGGGGACTCGGCGATCGCTGTCCGGCGCCGCGGCGCGGCTCACTGGTGACGGACAGCGCATCCGACGCTAGACGCGCCGTCTTGGAATCGGCAAACAGAAGCGCGAATTTGTGCCGTACGCCACACGACTCTCGTGGAACCGCCCCCAACAACCCGGGCAAAAGGAAGATCCCAGGGCACATGAGCACCCTGGGATCTCTTGCGTCCCTCAAGGGGCGCCGTACGTCTCTCAAGAGCCGCCGTGCGCCCCACGAGGGCCGTCGACGGCCGATGAGTTGCCGCCGGCTGGCGCCGGCGGCCGGCCCACCGGGGTCAGCCGGTGACGATCCGTACCTCGCCGATCCCCAGCGCCTTGACCGGCTCGGCGATCTCCGAGGCGTCCCCCACCAGGACCGTGACCAGCCGGTCCACCGGGAAGGCGCTGACCACGGCCGCGGTCGCCTCGACCGTGCCGGTCTCGGCCAGCCGCGCGTACAACTGCGCCTGGAAGTCGTCCGGGAGGTGCTGTTCCACCTGGTCGGCGAGGGTCCCGGCGACCGCCGCGGCGGTCTCGTACTTCAAAGGAGCCACACCCACCAGGTTCTGCACCGCCACGTCACGCTCGGCGTCCGTCAGGCCCTGCGCTGCCAGCGTGCGCAGCACCTTCCACAGGTCCTCCAGCGCCGGGCCGGTGGAGGCGGTGTCGACCGAGCCGCTGATGGCGAGCATCGCGGCGCCCGTACCGTCCGGGGCGGAGCGCAGCACCTGGCCGAAGGCCCGTACGCCGTAGGTGTAACCCTTTTCCTCGCGCAGCACGCGGTCCAGACGGGAGGTGAGCGTGCCGCCCAGGCAGTACGTGCCGAGGACCTGGGCCGGCCAGACGGGGTCGTGCCGGTCGGCGCCGATACGGCCGATGAGCAACTGCGTCTGGACGGCGCCGGGGCGGTCCACGATCACCACCCGGCCGGTGTCGTCGGCGGTGACGGGCGTGGCCTTGAGGGGCTCGGCGGCGGAGCCGGTCCACGCCCCGAGGCTGTCCGCGAGCGCCGTGTCCAGGTCCACGCCGGTGAAGTCGCCGACGATCACGGCGGTGGCCGTGGCGGGGCGCACATGGGCCTCGTAGAAGGCGCGTACGGCCGAGGCGTCGATGCGCTCGACGGTCTCCTCGGTGCCCTGGCGGGGCCGGGACATCCGGGAGCCGGCCGGGAAGAGCTCCTTGGACAGGGCCATCGCCGCGCGCCGCGCCGGGTTGGCGAGCTCGTGCGGGATCTCGTCCAGCCGGTTGCGTACGAGCCGCTCGACCTCGCTGTCGGGGAAGGCGGGGGCGCGCAGCGCGTCGGCGAGCAGACCGAGCGCCTTGGCCAGCCGGGAGGCCGGGACCTCAAGGGAGACCCGTACGCCCGGGTGGTCGGCGTGCGCGTCCAGCGTGGCGCCGCAGCGCTCCAGCTCGGCCGCGAACTCCTCGGCGTCGTGCTTGTCCGTGCCCTCGGACAGGGCGCGCGCCATGATTGTTGCGACCCCGTCCAGGCCCTCGGGCTCGGCGTCCAGCGGGGCGAGGAGGTTGATCTCGACGGCGACGACCTGCTGGCCGGGGCGGTGGCTGCGCAGCACTGTCAGGCCGTTGGGCAGCGTGCCGCGGCCGGGGGCCGGGAACGCCCACGGCTTGGGGGCGCCGGCCTGCGGCTGAGGGTGGAATTCCATGGTCGCTCCGGCCTGCTCGGCCTGTCCGGTGCTGGTCACGGCGTCGCTCATCGCTGCTCCTCGCTGCGTTCGGAGCCGCGTGCGCCCGGCGTGCTCCTGTTGATGTTTCCTGCGCGGCGCCCGCTCACCGGGCCGCCTCCTTGGCGCCGGCGGCACCGGCGGCGGCATCGGCGGTCCCGTCGTCCTCGGCGCCCTCGTCGCTCTTCCCGCTCCCCTCGGCCCCGTCGGTCTCGGCCGCGGGCCCCGTGGGCTCGTACACCAGCACCGCGCGGTTGTCGGGGCGCAGCCGCGCCTGCGCGACCTGCTGCACCTCCTGGGGGGTGATGTCCAGTACGCGGTTGACGGCGGTCAGCGCGAGCTGCGGGTCGCCGAACAGCACGGCGAAGCGGCACAGTTCGTCCGCCCGCCCGCTGACCGTCGCCAGCCGGTCCAGCCACTCGCGCTCCAACTGGGCCTGCGCGCGCTCCATCTCCTCGGGCGTGGGGCCCTCGGCGGCGAAGCGGGCCAGCTCCTCGTCCACGGCCCGCTCGATGTCCGGCACCTCGACACCGCCGGAGGTCTTCACGTCCAGCCAGCCCAGCGAGGGCGCGCCGGCCAGCCGCAGCAGGCCGAACCCGGCGGCCACGGCCGTACGGTCGCGGCGCACCAGCCGGTTGTACAGGCGGGAGGACTCGCCGCCGCCCAGCACGGTCAGCGCCAGGTCGGCCGCGTCCGCCTCACGTGTGCCGTCGTGCGGCAGCCGGTAGGCGGACATCAGGGCCCGGGCGGGGACCTCCTCCTCGATCACCTCGCGCAGCTCGCCGCCGATGACGTCCGGCAGCGTGCCGTCGCGCGGCGGGCGTTTGCCGTCGTGCGAGGGGATCGAGCCGAAGTACTTCTCCACCCAGGCCAGCGTCTGCTCGGGGTCGATGTCCCCGACGACGGACAGCACGGCGTTGTTGGGCGCGTAGTACGTACGGAAGAACTCCCGTGCGTCCTCCAGGGAGGCGGCGTCCAGGTCGGCCATGGACCCGATGGGCGTGTGGTGGTACGGGTGGCCCTCCGGGTAGGCCATGGCCGTCAGCCGCTCGAAGGCCGTGCCGTAAGGAACGTTGTCGTACCGCTGGCGGCGCTCGTTCTTCACGACGTCGCGCTGGTTCTCCATGGACTCCTCGTCCAGCGCGGTCAGCAGCGAGCCCATACGGTCCGCCTCCAGCCACAGCGCGAGTTCGAGCTGGTGGGCGGGCATGGTCTCGAAGTAGTTGGTGCGCTCGAAGCTCGTGGTGCCGTTGAGGGAGCCGCCGGCGCCCTGGACGAGTTCGAAGTGGCCGTTGCCCTTCACCTGGGCCGAGCCCTGGAACATCAGGTGCTCGAAAAGGTGAGCCAGACCGGTACGGCCCTTGACCTCGTGGCGCGAGCCGACGTCGTACCAGAGGCAGACCGCGGCGACCGGTGT
Encoded proteins:
- a CDS encoding pitrilysin family protein; this encodes MSDAVTSTGQAEQAGATMEFHPQPQAGAPKPWAFPAPGRGTLPNGLTVLRSHRPGQQVVAVEINLLAPLDAEPEGLDGVATIMARALSEGTDKHDAEEFAAELERCGATLDAHADHPGVRVSLEVPASRLAKALGLLADALRAPAFPDSEVERLVRNRLDEIPHELANPARRAAMALSKELFPAGSRMSRPRQGTEETVERIDASAVRAFYEAHVRPATATAVIVGDFTGVDLDTALADSLGAWTGSAAEPLKATPVTADDTGRVVIVDRPGAVQTQLLIGRIGADRHDPVWPAQVLGTYCLGGTLTSRLDRVLREEKGYTYGVRAFGQVLRSAPDGTGAAMLAISGSVDTASTGPALEDLWKVLRTLAAQGLTDAERDVAVQNLVGVAPLKYETAAAVAGTLADQVEQHLPDDFQAQLYARLAETGTVEATAAVVSAFPVDRLVTVLVGDASEIAEPVKALGIGEVRIVTG
- a CDS encoding pitrilysin family protein, translated to MPMGHTATEQAGSGGLTATEHRLANGLRVVLSVDPLTPVAAVCLWYDVGSRHEVKGRTGLAHLFEHLMFQGSAQVKGNGHFELVQGAGGSLNGTTSFERTNYFETMPAHQLELALWLEADRMGSLLTALDEESMENQRDVVKNERRQRYDNVPYGTAFERLTAMAYPEGHPYHHTPIGSMADLDAASLEDAREFFRTYYAPNNAVLSVVGDIDPEQTLAWVEKYFGSIPSHDGKRPPRDGTLPDVIGGELREVIEEEVPARALMSAYRLPHDGTREADAADLALTVLGGGESSRLYNRLVRRDRTAVAAGFGLLRLAGAPSLGWLDVKTSGGVEVPDIERAVDEELARFAAEGPTPEEMERAQAQLEREWLDRLATVSGRADELCRFAVLFGDPQLALTAVNRVLDITPQEVQQVAQARLRPDNRAVLVYEPTGPAAETDGAEGSGKSDEGAEDDGTADAAAGAAGAKEAAR